TTTTCCAGATATGATTCGGCCTCGCGGACGGTCTTGCCGGAGAGGCTGACTTCGTTGGCGTAAGGGACGCGGACGTTGCCTTGCTTGTCGATGCGTTGCGCGGCGGACATGTCGGGCTCGCCGTGGACATCGATGGAGATTTCGTCGCCGATCGAAAGACGGTAGCCGGGGTCGGTGGCGAGGGGGAGCGCGGCGGTGGATTGGGCGGAATTGGCGCCGGGAGAAGACGGGGAGGGCGCGCCCGGCGTGCCGGGGGCGGGCTGGTTTTGCGCGCGGGCGGGGAGCGCGGCCAGACCGGCGGCCAGAAGAAATGCGGACAGAGCCGGATAAGTAATACGAACCATCATGATTTTGTTTTCTTATAGCGAAAATCGGGCCGAGCCCGTGAGCCTCGCGGAATTTTTCAGAAGATGTTGGTGATCGAGAGGGTCACGACATGGCGGTCGTAGTCGCGGCCAAAATAGCGACCGGGCTGAAAGCCGGAGGAGTCGTCATTGTTGTGCTGGTATTGGTAGCTCAGGCCGGCGCTCCAGTATTTATTGAAAGGACGATTGATGCTCAGGTGGACCTGAAGCATCTGGTCTTTGCGATTGATGCCGCGGTAATCGATCCAGTTATAGGAAACGGTGCCGATCGCGGTGGTGGCGAGGCCGATGGACTCGGTGACCGTGGCGGCGACATTGGTGGTGGTGGCGGAGACATCGGAGGCATTGAGGGACATGTTGCGGCTCGCGGAGAGGGCGATGTTGGTGCGGGGACGGGCGTCCCATGC
This genomic stretch from Termitidicoccus mucosus harbors:
- a CDS encoding outer membrane beta-barrel protein, which gives rise to MARSSAAPPKSRFPKLESSASLSYRQNYSPGINDTGGDTLTGDIRLAWDARPRTNIALSASRNMSLNASDVSATTTNVAATVTESIGLATTAIGTVSYNWIDYRGINRKDQMLQVHLSINRPFNKYWSAGLSYQYQHNNDDSSGFQPGRYFGRDYDRHVVTLSITNIF
- a CDS encoding polysaccharide biosynthesis/export family protein gives rise to the protein MMVRITYPALSAFLLAAGLAALPARAQNQPAPGTPGAPSPSSPGANSAQSTAALPLATDPGYRLSIGDEISIDVHGEPDMSAAQRIDKQGNVRVPYANEVSLSGKTVREAESYLEKTFVTKKLLKQPLVTINVRQYSSREVTIIGAVNSPGIFHLPKEADTIEIVELVTSIGGFRPTAKANDVRVTRIGDNGKETIFSVDVEAMIYNRRNALKSFLIYPADRILVMERLF